The Acidobacteriota bacterium genome contains the following window.
GGCCGCTGGGGCCAGGTCGTCACGGTCAACGGAGAGTCTGGTTTCAGCCTGGAAGTGCGCCCAGGCGAGAGAATCCGGCTGCGGCTGATTAATACCTCGAACGGGCGTGTCTACAGACCCGATTTCGGGTCGCTCACACCCGAGGTCATCGCGGTCGACGGGATGTATGCGCGCCGTCCGTTTCCCCTGGCTGGCTTCGACCTGGCGCCGGGCAACCGTCTCGACTTGGACCTGGTCATCCCGCCAGACGCTGCAGGGGAGGTCTTTCACATCGTCGATCGGTTGACTCGACGCCCTTTTCAGCTCGGGGCTCTGCGGGTGGAAGGGACGCCTGTGGAGACGCCGGAGTTCGCGCTGCCCGCGAATCCGAACGTGCCGACCTGGGCGTTGGCATCGGAGCAACCCGTCGACGTCACTTACAGGCTCGATGCTCGCCGTGGAGGCCCGCACGGAATTCAGTGGACGATCAACGGCCACCCCTGGGGCCAACATGAGGTTACAGAGCTGATCGAGGGCCGATGGGTCCGAGTCCGCTTCCAGAATGACTCTGCGAGGCTGCATCCAATGCATGTCCACGGCCAGTTCTTCAAGGTGATCGCTCGCAACGACGAACCTGTGGACGAGGCCCATTTTCGAGACACCGTGCTTCTCTACGGCCGGGAAACTCTGGATGTGGGTATGGTGCCGGTCGACTGGGGGCGATGGATGATGCACTGCCACATCCTCGAACATGCCGAGGCCGGCATGATGACAGCCATTCAAGTCACCTCAGCGGGCGCGGAGCCGGGCGCAGAAAACCCTTGACTCCGTAGTTAAGTACAGAGTCTAGACTCTCTCGCAGGAGGTGATTGATGCAAGGAATCACAATCGGCAAGCTCGCCCGGCAGGCGGATATCGGCATCGAGACTGTTCGCTACTACGAGCGTCGAGGTTTGATCCCCAATCCGCCAAGACGGCCTCCGGGTTATCGCCAGTACCCGCCCGAAGCTATTCACAGATTGAGGTTCATCCGCCGCGCGAAGGACCTTGGCTTCACCCTCGACGAGATTCGTGAGCTGCTCCTGTTGCGCAATCATTCGGCGGAGAATCGCGAGCAGGTGCGGGAGAGGGCCCAGGACAAGATCGTCGAGATCGACCGCCGGATCGACGACCTGACACGCATGCGAGGCGCGCTCGCCGACCTTGCCGATGCCTGCGCACAGGGCGCGGACAGTGAACCATGCCCGATCTTGGCTGCGATGGATCGTAGCCTCCCCGAGGAGGTCAGTTGATGGCAGATCCAGGAGCGACAGACCATTCGTGCTGCTCGACGGCGCCCCACAGCGGAGAATCGCCGTCCAAGGACCCTGTGTGCGGCATGACGGTGGATCCCGACGACGCCAACTTCGAAGCCGAAGAGGGTGGCCGGCGGTTCGTCTTCTGCTCGGCTGGTTGCCGGGACAAGTTCGAGGCCGATCCGCGGCGTTTTCTCGAGCCTTCTGCCGAGCACGCGGCCAGGTCTGCCGAGGCGGCCCATCGCCAGGACACCGTTTACGTGTGCCCGATGGATCCTGAGATCCGCGAGCAGGAGCCGGGAAGCTGTCCGAAATGCGGTATGGCTCTCGAGCCCGAGACGCCCAGTCTGGGAACCCGGACGGAGTACACCTGCCCGATGCATCCGGAGATTGTCCGTGACGAACCGGGGAGTTGCCCGATCTGCGGCATGGCGCTCGAACCGCGCACGGTGAGCCTCGAGGACGAAGAGAATCCGGAGCTCGTCGATATGACGCGGCGCTTCATCTTCGCCGCCGCGCTGTCCCTGCCAATTCTCGTGCTCGCCATGGGCCACATGCTGCCGGGCGATCCTGTCTCGAGGCTGGTACCGCCGCGCTGGCGCGTGCTGATCGAGCTGGCCTTGGCGACTCCGGTCTGTCTCTGGTCGGCCTGGCCGTTTTACGTGCGCGCCTGGCACTCGGTCCGCAACCGCAGCCTCAACATGTTCACGCTGATCGGCCTCGGGGTCAGCGTCGCCTACGTCTACAGCCTGATCGCTGCCCTCTGGCCCGGGATCTTCCCCGACTCGTTCCGCGACGAGCACGGCACGGTCGCGGTCTATTTCGAAGCCGCCGCGGTCATCGTCACGCTGATTCTGCTCGGACAGGTGCTCGAGCTCCGCGCCCGTAGCCAGACCGGAGCGGCGATCAAGGCCCTGCTCGGGCTCGCGGCCAAGACGGCCCGCCGTATCCGGCCCGATGGTGAGGAAGAAGACGTGCCGCTCGATGCCGTCGAGGCCGGTGATCGTCTGCGCGTGCGCCCGGGTGAGAAAGTACCGGTCGATGGCGCGGTGCTCGAAGGGACGAGCACCGTGGACGAGTCGATGGTGACCGGCGAGCCGATCCCGGTCAAAAAAGCGGTCGGCGACGCGGTGATCGGCGCCACCGTCAACGGCACGGGTTCCTTCGTCATGGAGGCTGAGAGGGTCGGTTCCGAGACACTGCTCTCGCGCATCGTCACCATGGTGGCCGAGGCCCAGCGCAGCCGCGCGCCCATTCAGAAGCTGGCCGACCGCGTGTCCGGCTGGTTCGTGCCCATCGTCATCGTCGTCGCCCTGCTCACTTTCGCCGTGTGGGGGCTCGTCGGCCCCGATCCGCGCATGGCCTACGCGCTCGTCAACGCCGTCGCCGTCTTGATCATCGCCTGTCCCTGCGCCCTGGGCCTGGCGACCCCGATGTCGATCATGGTGGCGACCGGCAAGGGCGCGCAGGTGGGGGTCCTGTTCAAGAACGCCGAGGCGATCGAGCGGTTGCGGCAGGTCGATACCCTGGTCGTCGACAAGACCGGCACTCTGACCGAAGGACGTCCGAGCCTGGTGACGGTCGAGCCCGCGAACGACTTCACCGAGGAGCAGTTCCTCGAGCTGGTGGCGACGCTCGAACGAGCGAGCGAGCATCCTCTCGCGGAAGCAATCGTTCGCGGGGCGGAGGATCGAGGCGCCAAGGTCGGCGAGGCCTCGTCATTCGAGTCGGTGACCGGCAAGGGAGTGAAGGGCCGGGTCGGTGATGTGGACGTGGCGCTCGGAAATAAAGCGATGATGGCCGACGTCGGGGTCGAGCTCGGGAGCTTGGCGCAGCGCGCCGAAACCCTGCGCGGAGAAGGCCAAACCGTGATGTTCGCCGCGCTCCGCGGCGTTGCCGCGGGCCTCTTGGGCGTCGCCGATCCGATCAAGGAGAGCACCCCGGAGGCGATCGAAGCCCTGCATAGGGAAGGGCTGCGCATCACCATGCTGACCGGCGACAGCCGAACCACGGCGGAGGCGGTCGCTCGCCAGCTGGGCATCGACGAAGTGGTGGCCGAGGTTCTTCCGGAGCAGAAGAAGGATGCCATCGAGAAGCTCCAAGCGGAGGGCCACGTGGTGGCGATGGCCGGCGACGGCATCAATGACGCGCCGGCACTAGCCCGCGCCGATGTGGGCATCGCCATGGGCACCGGCACCGACGTGGCCATGGAGAGCGCCGGCGTGACCCTGGTCAAAGGCGACTTGCGCGGGATCGTACGTGCCCGCCGTCTGAGCCGCGCGACGATGGCCAACATCCGCCAGAACCTCTTCTTCGCCTTCGTCTACAACGCCCTGGGCGTACCGGTGGCGGCCGGCGTGCTCTATCCAGTCTTCGGTATCCTGCTCAGCCCGATGCTCGCGGCGGCGGCCATGAGCTTCAGCTCGGTGTCGGTGATCGCCAACTCTCTGCGCCTTCGGGGGGGCTCACTCGATTTGGAGAGGAATGGGCAATGACTTCGTGGACGAAGTAGATCAGGTACAAGCGCTGTGCGATAGCCAGGTGAATCAGGTGCTCCGCAGCAGCCGCAACCCGTTGGCGATCACCAGGAGGGACGCACCCATATCCGCTGCGATGGCCATCCATAGCGTCGCCATCCCGAGACTGGCCAGGGCGAAGACCGCCACCTTGACGCCCAGGGCGAAGACGATGTTCTGGCGAACAACTCGCAATGTTCGCCGAGAGTGCCGGACGAGCCACGGCAGCTTGCGCAGGTCGTCTGACATCAGGGCGATGTCGGCGGATTCGATGGCGGCGTCGGTGCCCGCCGAGCCCATGGCGATACCGAGGGTCGCACGCGCCATGGCCGGGGCGTCGTTGACGCCGTCACCGACCATTGCCACATCACCCCCGTTCGCCACCAGGTGCTCCACCGCCTCGACCTTATCTGCCGGCAAGAGCTCCGCGCGCACCTCGTCGAGGCCCAGCTCACGAGCGATCGCGCGCGCGGTTCCCTCGTTGTCGCCGGTGAGCATCACCTGGCGCCCGATGCCCAGGCCACGCAGCTCGTGGAGTGCTTCGGGGGCTTCCGCGCGCAGACCGTCGGAGATCGCGATGAGACCGCAAACATGCTCGTCGTTGCCGACCACGACCACCGTCCGCCCAGCGCTCGACATCGTTTCGAGCTGATCGTGGACCGCGAGCGTCTCCTGGCCGCGCTCCTCGAGATAGCGGTGCGAGCCGAGCCAGAACAGCTCTCCCGCATACCGACCGGAAACACCCTTGCCAGGAATAGACTCGACATCGGCCGCTGGCCGGACCTCGACACCGCGCTCCTTCGCGTAGCGCAGAACCGCCTGGGCCAGCGGGTGCTCGCTGCGCGCTTCGAGGGCCGCCGCACGCTCGAGCAGCTCCGGGACGCTATGGTCTCCGAGCGGAACGACCTCGACGACTTCCGGCTCACCGCGGGTCAAGGTACCGGTCTTGTCGAAGGCGATGGCCTCGATCCGTGCCGGCGCCTCGACATAGGCGCCGCCCTTGATCAGCACGCCGTTTCGGGCGGCCGCGGCGAGCGCGGCTACGATGCTGACCGGTGTCGAGATGACCAGCGCGCAGGGACAGGCGATGACCAGCAGCACTAGTGCACGGTAAAACCACGTTTCCCAAGACAGCCCCGCCAGCAGAGGTGGCAGCACCGCGACGAGCAGCGCCAAGGCCATCACTGCGGGCGTGTAAACGCGCGCGAATCGCTCGACCCACTGTTCGCTCGGCGCCCGGCGAGACCGCGCTTCCTCGACCAGGCGGATCATTTTCGCCAGGGTCGTCTCGCTGGCCGGCCGGGTCGAGCGAGCTTCGAGAGCACCGCTGCCGTTGATCGTTCCTGCGAGTACCGGGTCGCCCATCTCCTTCGCTACGGGAACACTTTCACCGGTGATCGGCGCCTGGTTCACCTCGCTCCTACCGGCGACGACGGTGCCATCGAGGGGCACTTTCTCGCCGGGACGGACGACGAACTGCGTCCCGACCTCGACGTCCTCCGCCGGAACCTCCCGCTCGCCGCCATCCTCATCCTGGATTCTCGCCATGGTCGGTGAGAGATCCATCAGTGCCTCGACCGCCCGCCGCGCCCGGCCAACACTCCAGCTTTCGAGCGCGTTGGAGATCGCGAAGAGGAACGCCACGGTAGCCGCCTCGAACCATTCGCCGATGCCGACAGCACCGGAGACGGCGACCGTCATCAGGAGATTCATGTCTGGCCGCAGACCGCGCAGCGCGAACCAGGCCTTGGGAGCGATGAACCAGGCACCGGTCACGATCGCCAGGAGGTAGATCACCCGTGCCGCCAGAGGGACGCCTTCCGCCATGCCCATGCCTTCGCTGCCCAAGGCATGGCCGAGCCCGCCCGCGAGCCAAGCATGGACGCCGAATCCGATGACGGTGAAGAGTCCGCTCGCCGCGGTCAACAGGCTCTGCAGCCGCCGACGGTGATCGGTTCCTCCGCTCGCCGGGTCAGCGTGATTCCACGCTTCGGCCTTCATGCCCGTGCCGGCGACCGCATCACGGATCGCCGTCGGGGCGACGCCCTCGGCCCTCACCGTCAGCTTGCCGCGCAGGACATCGAACGAGAGGCGTTCTTCATCTCCGACCAGTGGGCCGAGCGCTTGCTTCAGGACTGCCACCTCCTCGGCGCAGTCCATGCCATGGATTCGGAACGAAACGGGATCGCGATGGTCTGTAAGGCTCATGTCGTAGCCTCCTCCACCTCAGAACCTTCAGGCTCGAACCAGGCGTAGACAGCGGGTAGGACAAACAGCGTCAAGAGAGTGGCGGTCGCCAGGCCACCGATCACCACCGTGGCCAGGGGTCGCTGTACCTCAGCACCTGCACCGGTGGCCAAGGCCATGGGAACAAAGCCTAACGCCGCCACCATCGCCGTCATGAGCACTGGACGCATTCGGACCAAGGCCGCTTCGCGGGCAGCTACTATGGGCGCCAACCCTTGCTCACGGCGAAGCTTTCGGACGTACGACACGAGCACGACGCCGTTCAGTACCGCCACTCCAAAAAGCGCAATGAATCCAACCCCGGCAGAGATCGAAAAAGGCATCCCCCGGGCTGCCAGAGCGAGAACGCCACCGACCGCTGCGAAAGGTACGTTGAGAAAGATGAGCAGGGCTGGCCGTGCGGCGCCAAATGCGCCGTAGAGGAGCACGAAGATCAGGAGCAGCGACATGGGGACGACAATTCCCAGACGACCCGAGGCCCGTTCCAGATTCTCGAACTGACCGCCCCACTCGAGGACATAGCCCGGAGGCAACTCCAACTCCCGGCCGATGGCCTCTCGTGCCTCAGCGACTGCTGACGCGATGTCGCGCCCCCGGATGTTCGTTTCGACGCTGATACGCCGCTGAATACGCTCCCGGCTAACCTGGGCTGCTTCGCCTCGCGTAGTGAAGGTGACCAGCTCACCCAGCGGCAACAAGCGTCCGCCGCCACCTGCGGCCACGGGCACACGCCGGATCGCCGCCTCATCGTTACGGACTTCTGGGGGAAAGCGCACTCGCAGGGCGAACCGTCTCTCTCCTTCGAGCACGATTCCGACCTGCCTTCCGCCCAGTGCCTCTACAGCCGCGAGAACGTCATCTGCTTTCACCCCGTAGCGACCCGCAGCCTGACGGTCGACGTGCGCCGTCAACACGGGCAGTCCCGAGACCTGTTCGACCTTCACGTCGTCGGCGCCGGGAATCTCGGCCACTACCTGCGCGATCTGCTCACCCAAGCGCCGCAGCACATCAAGATCCTCACCGTAGACCTGGATCGCTACGTCTGAGCGCACGCCGGCGATGAGCTCGCTCACCCGCAACTCGATCGGCTGGGAAAAACCGAACGCCGCCCCCGGCACCGACCGGGTAAGGGTGTCTTCCATCGCCTCGACCAGGTCCTCCTTCTTCCGGTAGCGCCAGCGCTCCTTGGGTGTCAGCATCACGAACACATCGCTCATCTCCATGCCCATCGGGTCGATAGCGATCTCGGGCCGCCCCGTCTTGGAGACGACGGTCTCGACCTCGTCAGGGAACTCCCGCAAGATAGTTTGCTCGACAAGGGTCGTTTGGCGAGCCGCCTCTTCCACGGACACCGAGGGAAGTCGCCACATCCCGATTGCGATCGCCCCTTCGTCGAGGCGGGGAATGAACTCCGCGCCCATGGTTGTGGACAGCCCCAGGCCGGCAACAAATAAGACCGCGGCAGCCATGATCGTGACGAACCGCCGCTTGAGGGAGAAGTCGAGAGCCGGCTCGTAAGCGCGCCGCAAAAATCGCACGAGCCAGGTTTCCCGATGGACCTTCCCCTTGCGGAGAACCAGAGAGGCCAACACCGGCACCAGCGTCAAAGCCAGGATCAGTGAGCCGCCGAGGGCGAGGAGCACCGTCAATGCCATCGGGCGGAACATCTTTCCTTCCACGCCGGTCAAGGTAAGGATCGGGAGGTAGACGATCATGATGACACCCACCGCGAAGGCTACCGGCCGCGCGACTTCTCGCGAAGAGCGGCGGACCGTTTCGAGCATGCTCTCGGCCTTGGCACGCTGTCCGCCCATCATCCGGAAGATGTTCTCGACCATCACGACCGAGCCGTCTACGATGAGACCGAAGTCAATGGCACCCAGGCTCATCAGATTGCCCGAGATGCCCGCCCGCACCATGCCGATGAAGGCAAAGAGCATCGAGAGGGGGATGGCCACGGCGACGACCAGCCCACCGCGAAGGCTTCCCAGCATGAGAAAGAGCACTGCCACCACCAGCAACCCGCCTTCGAGGAGGTTTGTTTCGACCGTCCGAATGGTGCGGCGAATCAGATCGGTGCGGTCGTAGAAGGTCTCGATTGTGACGCCTGGTGGCAAGCTCTTCTCCAGCGTCGCCACCTTGGCCTTGACCCGGCCGACGACCTCCCGCGAATTCTCACCCATGAGCATCATCACGATGCCGAGAACAGCTTCACCGCGACCGTCCCGTGTCACGACTCCCTGGCGCACCATCGGAGCCAGGCGGACCGCAGCGACATCTCGCACTCGAAGGGGCACACCGCTTGCGCTGGTTGTGAGCACCGCGTTGGCGATGTCGTCGAGGCTTTCCAAGCGTCCCGCTCCGCGGATGACGACCTGTTCCTGATCGCGGACGAGGTAGGCGCCTCCGACGTTGCGGTTACTGCCCTCCAGGGTCTCGAAGAGGTCGGCTAGCGGGAGCCCATGGGAACGCAGGGCGTCGGGATCGGGCGCGATTTCGTAGGTCTTGAGCTCACCCCCGAAGGTGTTGACTTCCACGACGCCCGGCACGCTCTTGAGCTGATAGGCGACGAACCAATCCAGGATAGTGCGCAGCTCCATAGGGGAGTAACAGTCGGGCGTGTCCTCCCCGGGAGGGCACGCAGGCTCGCCCCGGACCTCGAACTGGTAGATCTCTCCCAGGCCGGTCGCGATCGGCCCCATTTCAGGACTGCCGTAGTCTTCGGGGATGGCCTCGCGGGCCTCGGAAAGTCGCTCCTGGACCAGCTGACGGGCCCGATAGATGTCGGTGCCCTCCTCGAAGACGATGGTCACGGCCGACAATCCGAATTTCGAGATCGATCGCACCTCTTCGATATCCGGCAGACCGGCCATCGCAGACTCGACGGGGAAGGTGATGAGCCGCTCTACCTCGAGCGGCGCCAGAGCCGGCGCTTGGGTCAGCACCTGCACCTGAACGTTGGTGACATCGGGGACCGCATCGATGGGGAGGCGGAGCATATGAGTAACCCCGGTCACGACCAGCAGGAGAGTCAACACCAGCACCAGGGCACGGTTGCGCAAAGCCCAATCAACAATCTTCGCAGCCATCACTCATCCTCCCCGAGGGTTGACCGGAGAAGCTGCGCTTTCAGAAGGAGGCCACCACGGGTGACCAACCGCTCGCCGGGAACGAGGCCATCGATGATTTCGGTCCATTCCCCTCCGCTGGCACCGACCTGGACCCACCGCACCAGAAACGAGGTCTCTCCATCAGGAATGAAAACGAAAGGGCGACCTTCGATGTCTTGCAGCGCTGACGCCGGGACGGCGACCACCTGCCGGGCCTCGGTTGCTGCTGGAGCTAATTGGGCGGTTGCAAACATTCCCGGCCTTAGCCGATGATCGGCATTCGGCATGACGACCCGGAGCGCGGCAGTGCGGCTCTCTGGGTCCAGCCGATCCGCGAGGTAGGCCACTTCACCCTGGAAGCGCTCTTCGGGAAGGGCTCGGATCTCGACGACCACGTGCTGCCCTTCCTGTACTTGCTGCAAGTCGCCTTCGTAGACGGAGCCCGCGAGCCAGAGCTCGGTGAGGTCGATGATCCCGAGTACGGAATCCCCCGGTTCAACCCACTGCCCTACATGGACGGTACGTTCCACTACTGTGCCGCCGATCGGACTGGTAAGAACCACTTGCCCGGGCTGCTCCCGGTGAGGGTGGTTGGGGTCAGCACCGTAGGAAAGAAGCCGGGTACGCGCCGCTTCAAGATCGGCCTGGGCTTGGCGGAGATTCCCTTCAGCCTCCTCGACCGCACGCTCGGAGGTTACCCGGGACTCCAGCAGACCACGGGCTCGCTCTGCGGCACGTAGCGCCACTTCAGCCTTGGCCTGATCAGCGACAAAATCAGCTCGGGCCTCGCCCACGTCGGCGCTTTCGAGGACCAGGAGAGGTGATCCACGCCTGACGCGATCGCCGACATTGACCCTCACCTGGACGACTCGACCGGCGACCCGCGGGCCAACAGTTGCTTGCCGGTCGGGAACCGGCATTAGCTCGGCAGGCACCTCGATCAACGGATCGAGGCTGCGCCGCTCCACCGTGCCGAACACGAGCCCCAGCGCAGCATTTGCCTCCTCAGATAGCTCGACCCCATCCGGGATCTGTTCTCCGCCCTCTTCCTGCTCATCTTCCCCGGTCTCTTCGGGAATCTCGTGGGAACAGGAAGGCAACATAGAGCCGGCCACGAAGAGCATGAGCAGAAGTGCTGCCCATCGTTTCGAATCATTCATCGGTCACCTCCGGTGTGGACAGAGTCTGTGGAAGATGGGCGGCAGCAAGTAGGCGTGCTGTCGTCTGGGCCAGCGAAAGCTGAGCGTCGAGACGGCCGAGACGGCCATCGAGCACCTCCCGTTGCACCACCACGACATCGGCATGGCCGACCTCGCCAGCGGCGAAGGATTGCTCTAGCAGCGCCAGGCTTTCGGTCTGGGCGTTGATGATCTCGGCGTCGTAGATCCGGTGCGCCGCAAGGGCCGCCTCGTAAATCTGCCAAGCGCGGCGAATGTCTGCCTCGACGGCGAGGCGCCGCTGCACTACTTCGGCTTCACGGCGCAGCAGTGCAGCTCGGGTCTGCTGACGCTTCCCCTGGTTGCGGTTGATAAATGGCAGCGGAATTCGAACGCTGGCCAGGAACACGTCCTGCCCCTCCTCGCGGGCCGCTGAGATCCCGAATCCGACATCGGGGACAGCCTCGGCATCTGCCAACTCCACCGCAGCCTGAGCCGCCGCCAAGTTCATCTCGGCGGCACGGAGATCAGGGCGCGTCTCGAGCCCTCGGGCGAGCAACTCCCTCTCCGATGCCAGCGGACTTTCTGCCGGCAGCGCGCCGACGGGTTTGGGCGCCTGAGCGGGAGAAAGTCCGATCAACTCGGCGAGTCGGATGCCGACCGCCTGCCATGCGGCCTTCGCTGCGGTCAACCGGCGGGCAGCTTCGGCGCGGCGAATCCGTGCTGTGTTGAATTCGAGAGCGGTGCCCTCACCGGCTTCCAGGCGACGCATGGCCACCGTTTCCAGGGCTGCAGTGAGGCGCTCGCCCTCCTCCAGGAGGCGAGCCTGCTCCCGGGCCGCCAGGGCTTCGTAGAAGACCTCAGTCACCTCAAGATCAAGCAGGCGCTGGGCCTCATCCACGCCAATCTCGGCCGCCGATACTTCGGCGTCCGCGCGTGCGATGCGGTGCCCACGTTGGCCGCCGATCTCGAACAGTTGCTCGACTTCGACTTCGACATCAGTAGTGCCCGACTCCAGTCGGCTAGCGCTTCGTGGACCGCTGGCTACTTTGAGCTCGGGGTTGTTTTGTA
Protein-coding sequences here:
- a CDS encoding heavy metal translocating P-type ATPase, with amino-acid sequence MADPGATDHSCCSTAPHSGESPSKDPVCGMTVDPDDANFEAEEGGRRFVFCSAGCRDKFEADPRRFLEPSAEHAARSAEAAHRQDTVYVCPMDPEIREQEPGSCPKCGMALEPETPSLGTRTEYTCPMHPEIVRDEPGSCPICGMALEPRTVSLEDEENPELVDMTRRFIFAAALSLPILVLAMGHMLPGDPVSRLVPPRWRVLIELALATPVCLWSAWPFYVRAWHSVRNRSLNMFTLIGLGVSVAYVYSLIAALWPGIFPDSFRDEHGTVAVYFEAAAVIVTLILLGQVLELRARSQTGAAIKALLGLAAKTARRIRPDGEEEDVPLDAVEAGDRLRVRPGEKVPVDGAVLEGTSTVDESMVTGEPIPVKKAVGDAVIGATVNGTGSFVMEAERVGSETLLSRIVTMVAEAQRSRAPIQKLADRVSGWFVPIVIVVALLTFAVWGLVGPDPRMAYALVNAVAVLIIACPCALGLATPMSIMVATGKGAQVGVLFKNAEAIERLRQVDTLVVDKTGTLTEGRPSLVTVEPANDFTEEQFLELVATLERASEHPLAEAIVRGAEDRGAKVGEASSFESVTGKGVKGRVGDVDVALGNKAMMADVGVELGSLAQRAETLRGEGQTVMFAALRGVAAGLLGVADPIKESTPEAIEALHREGLRITMLTGDSRTTAEAVARQLGIDEVVAEVLPEQKKDAIEKLQAEGHVVAMAGDGINDAPALARADVGIAMGTGTDVAMESAGVTLVKGDLRGIVRARRLSRATMANIRQNLFFAFVYNALGVPVAAGVLYPVFGILLSPMLAAAAMSFSSVSVIANSLRLRGGSLDLERNGQ
- a CDS encoding efflux RND transporter periplasmic adaptor subunit, whose protein sequence is MNDSKRWAALLLMLFVAGSMLPSCSHEIPEETGEDEQEEGGEQIPDGVELSEEANAALGLVFGTVERRSLDPLIEVPAELMPVPDRQATVGPRVAGRVVQVRVNVGDRVRRGSPLLVLESADVGEARADFVADQAKAEVALRAAERARGLLESRVTSERAVEEAEGNLRQAQADLEAARTRLLSYGADPNHPHREQPGQVVLTSPIGGTVVERTVHVGQWVEPGDSVLGIIDLTELWLAGSVYEGDLQQVQEGQHVVVEIRALPEERFQGEVAYLADRLDPESRTAALRVVMPNADHRLRPGMFATAQLAPAATEARQVVAVPASALQDIEGRPFVFIPDGETSFLVRWVQVGASGGEWTEIIDGLVPGERLVTRGGLLLKAQLLRSTLGEDE
- a CDS encoding TolC family protein, which translates into the protein MHQHTRWIVLATVLTFATVLVTPLAAGESPSLTLEEALEMAHARSPALEASRQLPEEARGELIAARLLLQNNPELKVASGPRSASRLESGTTDVEVEVEQLFEIGGQRGHRIARADAEVSAAEIGVDEAQRLLDLEVTEVFYEALAAREQARLLEEGERLTAALETVAMRRLEAGEGTALEFNTARIRRAEAARRLTAAKAAWQAVGIRLAELIGLSPAQAPKPVGALPAESPLASERELLARGLETRPDLRAAEMNLAAAQAAVELADAEAVPDVGFGISAAREEGQDVFLASVRIPLPFINRNQGKRQQTRAALLRREAEVVQRRLAVEADIRRAWQIYEAALAAHRIYDAEIINAQTESLALLEQSFAAGEVGHADVVVVQREVLDGRLGRLDAQLSLAQTTARLLAAAHLPQTLSTPEVTDE
- a CDS encoding heavy metal translocating P-type ATPase encodes the protein MSLTDHRDPVSFRIHGMDCAEEVAVLKQALGPLVGDEERLSFDVLRGKLTVRAEGVAPTAIRDAVAGTGMKAEAWNHADPASGGTDHRRRLQSLLTAASGLFTVIGFGVHAWLAGGLGHALGSEGMGMAEGVPLAARVIYLLAIVTGAWFIAPKAWFALRGLRPDMNLLMTVAVSGAVGIGEWFEAATVAFLFAISNALESWSVGRARRAVEALMDLSPTMARIQDEDGGEREVPAEDVEVGTQFVVRPGEKVPLDGTVVAGRSEVNQAPITGESVPVAKEMGDPVLAGTINGSGALEARSTRPASETTLAKMIRLVEEARSRRAPSEQWVERFARVYTPAVMALALLVAVLPPLLAGLSWETWFYRALVLLVIACPCALVISTPVSIVAALAAAARNGVLIKGGAYVEAPARIEAIAFDKTGTLTRGEPEVVEVVPLGDHSVPELLERAAALEARSEHPLAQAVLRYAKERGVEVRPAADVESIPGKGVSGRYAGELFWLGSHRYLEERGQETLAVHDQLETMSSAGRTVVVVGNDEHVCGLIAISDGLRAEAPEALHELRGLGIGRQVMLTGDNEGTARAIARELGLDEVRAELLPADKVEAVEHLVANGGDVAMVGDGVNDAPAMARATLGIAMGSAGTDAAIESADIALMSDDLRKLPWLVRHSRRTLRVVRQNIVFALGVKVAVFALASLGMATLWMAIAADMGASLLVIANGLRLLRST
- a CDS encoding multicopper oxidase family protein; the encoded protein is MTVVRKRSTTSQPHRTFRLGLWGPTLAVVLLAALVWKASGTAGRTASPNPTTDSVRLELEKELAAAYPTGAPISSSRRTFHLRAAPSSVRQFDGQTLDVWAYNAQVPGPTLRVKLGQEIEVRLVNDLPQPTTIHWHGVRVPNAMDGVPGVTQEPIPSGGTFTYRFTPKDAGTFWFHPHVRGAEQVERGLYGVLVVEDPEPLPYSRDEVWVLDDWRLGRDGAIDPNFVTRHDLAHDGRWGQVVTVNGESGFSLEVRPGERIRLRLINTSNGRVYRPDFGSLTPEVIAVDGMYARRPFPLAGFDLAPGNRLDLDLVIPPDAAGEVFHIVDRLTRRPFQLGALRVEGTPVETPEFALPANPNVPTWALASEQPVDVTYRLDARRGGPHGIQWTINGHPWGQHEVTELIEGRWVRVRFQNDSARLHPMHVHGQFFKVIARNDEPVDEAHFRDTVLLYGRETLDVGMVPVDWGRWMMHCHILEHAEAGMMTAIQVTSAGAEPGAENP
- a CDS encoding CusA/CzcA family heavy metal efflux RND transporter codes for the protein MAAKIVDWALRNRALVLVLTLLLVVTGVTHMLRLPIDAVPDVTNVQVQVLTQAPALAPLEVERLITFPVESAMAGLPDIEEVRSISKFGLSAVTIVFEEGTDIYRARQLVQERLSEAREAIPEDYGSPEMGPIATGLGEIYQFEVRGEPACPPGEDTPDCYSPMELRTILDWFVAYQLKSVPGVVEVNTFGGELKTYEIAPDPDALRSHGLPLADLFETLEGSNRNVGGAYLVRDQEQVVIRGAGRLESLDDIANAVLTTSASGVPLRVRDVAAVRLAPMVRQGVVTRDGRGEAVLGIVMMLMGENSREVVGRVKAKVATLEKSLPPGVTIETFYDRTDLIRRTIRTVETNLLEGGLLVVAVLFLMLGSLRGGLVVAVAIPLSMLFAFIGMVRAGISGNLMSLGAIDFGLIVDGSVVMVENIFRMMGGQRAKAESMLETVRRSSREVARPVAFAVGVIMIVYLPILTLTGVEGKMFRPMALTVLLALGGSLILALTLVPVLASLVLRKGKVHRETWLVRFLRRAYEPALDFSLKRRFVTIMAAAVLFVAGLGLSTTMGAEFIPRLDEGAIAIGMWRLPSVSVEEAARQTTLVEQTILREFPDEVETVVSKTGRPEIAIDPMGMEMSDVFVMLTPKERWRYRKKEDLVEAMEDTLTRSVPGAAFGFSQPIELRVSELIAGVRSDVAIQVYGEDLDVLRRLGEQIAQVVAEIPGADDVKVEQVSGLPVLTAHVDRQAAGRYGVKADDVLAAVEALGGRQVGIVLEGERRFALRVRFPPEVRNDEAAIRRVPVAAGGGGRLLPLGELVTFTTRGEAAQVSRERIQRRISVETNIRGRDIASAVAEAREAIGRELELPPGYVLEWGGQFENLERASGRLGIVVPMSLLLIFVLLYGAFGAARPALLIFLNVPFAAVGGVLALAARGMPFSISAGVGFIALFGVAVLNGVVLVSYVRKLRREQGLAPIVAAREAALVRMRPVLMTAMVAALGFVPMALATGAGAEVQRPLATVVIGGLATATLLTLFVLPAVYAWFEPEGSEVEEATT
- a CDS encoding MerR family DNA-binding protein, with the translated sequence MQGITIGKLARQADIGIETVRYYERRGLIPNPPRRPPGYRQYPPEAIHRLRFIRRAKDLGFTLDEIRELLLLRNHSAENREQVRERAQDKIVEIDRRIDDLTRMRGALADLADACAQGADSEPCPILAAMDRSLPEEVS